TTCTGCcattggaacgtgttttaatacccagtttttattgaaattactcttaaatatgatacattttcGTAAACAATTAAACTCAATTTATGTCCGTTTAGAGGTAATACATTGGTCTCGTATATTTAGAAAAGTTCCTAATTTTcttgacccggaagtgtttctttaatgttgctcacaaaaCTATCTATAGTTCTGTAGGTCATAGCGTTGCCTTGTGTAAATGTCTATTTTACAGGCGCGCAACGGTACGTACATATCAtcgtttattttgttttactaaCAATAAAACCCTTCAAAATACGAATCACTCTGCCCAATTAAAGACGACGTGGGTGAGTTTTTGATCAAGCTAAGAGTGTTGACGTTAGCTAGCCAGCTTACTATCTACGACTAGTTACTATATAGTTAGGGCTCTTTTGTATTACTGTAGTTAGTTAGCAAACATAAGCTATTTAGCTAATTGTACTGTAGTTAATTTTTGGAAGTCGGTAGCTAAATTTCAGTTTAATTTGGTACAGCCAgtagctacctagctagctaacgagTTTGTTACCATTAGGTCTGATTATTAGTATTATGCAGTATTATGCTCCACCTTTTATGACTAGCTAGCTAGGTCATTATAAATGTTTGTAGTAGTAATTACTGTTCCTACTTAGGAAACAACCGGCAAAGTTGTTAACTTAGCTCTCTACAATTTGACATCATAACCCTGTACTTTATCTTATAattatatgtacagtacaggaTTCTAGGATGAACTACTTTCAAATAATTTTAGCTAGTAGCTACTAACGTTAGCTGATTCGTATCTGTTTTAGAATTTGTGTCATCCGTGTTTTACTCAAGAGTACTATACATATACTGCATTTACTAGGAGTTGCCATTTCATACTGTGTGTGAGAACATGAATAAAACTCACAGGACTCATCCCGTACTGGTTTGAATTTCAAGACCCACACGTATGTTATATCAGGGGAAAGGCCAGGGAAGTTGGGAGGGGTAGCTTTATTGCAGCCAACCATGTTCTCAGCTATTGGTGTTAAAGCTGCAGCCAAATGATCTGAAcaacttttcttttgtttcagAGAATTACTGAATTCAGACATTTCTATAAGTCACTGACTCAGCCTGTGGTCTCAGCACAGTCCAGGGCTTTGGGGTGCAATGCCTAAAGAAACCCCTCGATTGTTAAGTTTGTGGGCAATTGTTTCATTATTCTATTGTTTTTCTACTGCCTTCCAGGTATGATTGTTTGGGCCAGTGAGAGGCTCTGGAGGCCCCCCCAGTAGCTGTCACCACGGCGGGGGATATCAAGTCCTCGGTCTGCAGGGTGGTCATCTACCTCCAGAAGGACATGTCCGGGGACAGTTGCCACCTTCCCCTGCACCAGCTACACCTCCAAACTCAGCCCAGCTCTGGTTCCCCAGCCATTACACCTCCCCATGAAGGTATACATACATGGATTAGTGGGGAAACAATTATagaatgttttttaataaatgagTCATTGTCTGTTTATAATATGTCTGCAATGTTTTTAATTCCCAgctaacaaaataattgtacacTATTTTCTGGCATCAAGTCAATAAAAGTCCATCCTTGAATAGAATATAACTTAATTTTCCATCCAGGATGGACACTTTTCTTGGGCACCACCGCACATCACAAGCACGTCCCATACATTCTCACACAAAACGATCAGTTCCTCAGAAAACTTGATCATatcattcatttaaaacataaaactaTGAATTCCTTTGACAGCACAATCATAACATTCAGTTAAAGCATGAAAgacaaatgtattcattcacaGCTGACGATTGCCAAATCCTGGattgataaaatatattaataaataacatCTAAGAATGTTCATTTAAGTGGTTGAGAGGCTTTTAGTAGTCTACTAAATGAATGTTTAAATATGTTCTTGGCCAAGGGCATTCTGTAGCTCCACCCAGAGGAAAGTTTTCAAACTAGGGGTATAGTGGGTGGGAGGGTAGTTAATGACAGCCAGTGCCTTCCTTTTGGTTGCCTTTTGAAAAAGGCCACTCAACAGAGGTTGCATGTGCCCAATTGTTTTACCTGCTTTGTTGACTATTCTGTTGCTTTTGCCTTTATTGCCCAGGTTTCCAGACTGGAGAGTCATGTTGAATGTCAGGATGGTTTCCACCAGACAGCAGTATACCCTTTTCCGAATCTCTTTGCTGACACCGAGCTCTAAGTTTCCTGGTTAAAACAGTCGCTGGATTGCTGTTTTGGAAATACATTCTGCATTCATGAATTTGTGTCccaaattatttaaaactttCGCCTCTGCTGGCTGGTTGGCAGGCTTTTGCCACTGATGATCAGCTCTATTGTCTTTTCCACATTGATGTGTGGGTCGGTTGACTGGCACCACTGTTGCATACTTCTAACCTGAGTAAAATAGTTCCCATCTGATGTGGCATCTCTAAAAAATACTCCCACCAAGGCCATTTCAACCgcatatttaaaaatactaaCGTTATATCCTTTAATCTTTGTTATATCCTTGTTTTGAAAGTTGAAGAAAAATCTATTAATACAATTCGTGCATATGATTTCTTTGTGTTTGAGTTGACCAGCCTGCCATATTTCCCAAAGTTAGAGTAGCATCCTCAGTCCCTCTCTGAGTCTAGTTTATCTCCTATGGACAAGGTAATGTGCTCACTGACAACTCTTTCCATGCATTTTGCCAGCAGGGGTATGAGGGCTAAAGGACATAATTTGGTGGTAATGCCCCTGGCCTCTTTGGCGCTGGTGCAATAGTTTGGGACTCTTCGGCACTGGTACAACACTTTGCCTTGAAGACAATCCTGTTCTGGTGCTTTATTTGGCTTtaaatgtgacatttatttttactggaGTGTATTTGGGAATGTTGTCATATTGGTTTACATTCGTATAAAAATCAACAGTATCAAATTTTCCATAAAACTGATGACTGAATTCCTTTTCCTTATGCTTTACAGCATcagtgttaataataataatacttccTTTCATTTAGGCACCTTTCCACATCTTCTGACTGATGTGGAAAGGAAGTGTTGTTGGGAAGTGCTTAGATTTTCTTTGAACGACATTATTCACAGAACTGGATGTATGATGTAATGCTATCCGTCAGTTTGTGAGATTCCGCACAAGTAAAAACAGCTCCCGGTTTGTGATGTCAAAGCAGTCCCTAAGCGCTTACCTGTTTGGCTCTGTCCGTATCTGGATAAATGGCTCTGCTGGTTTTTCACATTTCAACTGCTGCCTCTATTTCTTTAGAATATGGATGGGTTTATGATCTGATTTCATCATTTATATTTCCATAGCATTGAACTAGGATGCAAGTTGGACATGTACCGTGGCAAGGGACAGTTTGGAGGTGTGTGGCAAGGGACAGTTTGGAGGTGTGTGGCAAGGGACAGAAGTCTCCCAGTAAAAAGACTGTCTGGTCTGTCCTAGACATGTGACATTCACCCCTTCTCCAGCTTCCCAGATGGCATGTCCAAAGACCAAGGCCAACAGCTACAGAAGGGCAGCGGGCCAAGGGAACAAGTATGTCCGTCTGAACGTAGGCGGGACCCTATTCTACACCACGCTGCAGGTGCTCACCAGACAGGACTCAATGCTCAAGGCCATGTTCAGTGGCAGGAAGGAGGTGTTCTCCGATAGACAGGGTGAGTGTCCAGCTCCTCCTTATGGATACGAGAGGAGACTAAATGGTTTAGGCCAGTGTTTCTCACAATTCTCCTCAAGGACCAGCAAccttccatgtttttatttttattaatttttttaacaattccagagctagcacatcTCAGATTTGTCAACTAGAGAATCGGATTGCAGTTCAGGACTACTGCAAGATTGTGAAAAGTGTGTCCTTCGCCAACAAGAGATTTGAGAACCACTTGTTGGAGACATCATAGATTTTGGAATGGAGAACATAATGTCAAAAGCAGACCTGAACTAACAtggagtttacattttttttctctcagctATGGTTTTTCATATGAACTCTTTCCTATCAGAGTCAGTCAATCCTGGGAACCTCACCTGACTTACACCACTTGCTACACTGTCCTCATTTCCCCAACCAGGCTGGATCCTGATCGATCGCAGTGGGAAGCATTTTGGCTCCATACTGACGTACCTGCGGGAAGGAGTGGTCACCTTGCCACCGGGCAGACAGGGGGTGCTGGAGCTGCTGGCCGAGGCCAAGTATTACCTCATCCAGGGACTGGTGGAGCTGTGCCAGGGAGGCTTGCAGGTCAGATAATAGAGCGCTTGGGCCACAAAAATGCAACATCTCAACATCTATTTTGATACTGTGGCAAAAAACTATAGTAAATCGGATGTATTTGATTTATTAAGTTACGATTAAAGCGTAGTTTACTTTTTATAAGGAACATTGCTCAGTGCTTAGAAAATCTCTCTAACCAAACAGAATTGTTTTagatattataatataaaatagcAATCTAACTGTAATTTAAAATAAGATTAAAAGCAGTGGGTCAGTCGTGAACATCTCAGTCTGCAAATGAATCCAGATGCACTGAAGATCAAATGCACAGATTGATACACTGAAGTGAGCGCCTTAGCTGTCACAGTTAAATTGAACAGTTTTCCTGACAGTCATTCCTTTTACTTAAGGGGTTATAATAGGTGCAAAGTTAACTATTAAAAAGTTAGAGACATTTGTAGAAGTGAAATGGAAGACGCTATGCACCAACTGCTAAATAGTGGACGTCAGTGTTTACGTGCACTTTTacttattttgtaaaaaattttTAGAGACTCATTGAATTCCATGAAAACACAATACCGTTCTAAAGGTAGGGGTCACAAAGAATTGTCTGTCCATGAAAAAATagatgaaattagtttgaataataaatgtagcaaaatgaataggaaataaagTCATTGGCAagattagaaataataatttttaatagaaaaaatTATTGTGTACTTTAAACTTTGCTTTGGTCAAAGAatcttccatttgcagcaattacagccttgcagaccttttgTATTCTagctgtcaatttttttttggtaATATGAAGAGGTTTCACCTAGAGGTGGACCGATAGTGGATTTTTAAAGGCCGATATAATAAAGATAGTTTGGAGCACGAAAAAGTCGATAGCCGATCAATCGGCCGATACCACCCCCCACCCTGTCGGAAATAAACAAACTTTGATTTAATTAGAAACAGGATAACTGTTGAACTGAACATCTTATTTagtaataaagaaatacatctGGAACTGAGCATCAAACTGACTGATTCTAGTATGCAAAATAACACTGTGGGAGCTATATCAGAGTTTACCTTTTTTTTCCGCTGCCAATATGGCCGTTAAAATTCCAGAAATTCAGCCATATAGAACAGCTACCGGACATATGTCTTAAATGGCCATATAATAGCCTAcgtttaaacagcaataaaacacaaatgatattatccaacaaatgttttttatttaaattagtcagcgcAATGAACTCTTCACAAATTGAAAAAAATTCGAAATTGGCATATAGGCTACAACTAGGGCTGTTGTGaatattacataattgcctgatcgCAATAGtttgagccagatcgcaattatTTTATAACCGACCAtcattttgcacaatatttttattacaaaatcatgttttcaatCTGAATAAGGTATTTTGAAGCCAAacatctcaacaaataccatgcaaatTGTCAGTTTCCATAGGATGTCTAGAGGCCATGGGTGCAGAAGAGTTTGACAGCTCTGTGTGAAGTTATAGgtgcagatcatttactgaatcTCGGTTGCTTGCCAAAGGCATGTTTATACCTAGTTAGGTGTGCTTGCCAAAGGCAAAGCGCAACTATAGGTTTCTCCGCTACTGCTACCGCTACCGCCACCGCCACCGCCACTGCCACCACtgccaccactactaccactactaccgccaccactactaccactactaccgccaccactactaccactaccaccaccaaataataatattctTCCTCCAGCTCTACAGCCTAAATGGTAAAAGCTATAAACACGAAACCAACTCCAAAACGTCCCACATGCTCAAACTCTGGTTGCTTGAGCAGATTTTTTGATAGctattatacttttttaaactatatcaatatttaaatggGTAAAGTGTCCATAGACTTGAATGGTAAAAAAACTCTCCTCCTAAGAGTTTTTAAGCTTTCAAGTCCAAACCAATGCCAAGATGTTCAGTCTGGCCCAACTGGAGTTGCTTGTATTCTGATTTTTAAGTACTATGtacttttgtaataattaacattcaaatcttgcataaattaacatgttTCAATGAGAGCCAAAGTAATACAGAGGTTTCAGTTAAAAATGTTCATGCTTTAGGGCCTATCAACCTTTGATAACAACTTTAAAGGTTTGAGGCATGTTTATGAATAATTGCTAATTTACATTGTTTGGATATAACTGGGAATGACTCTTGAACCGTTTGtgctacagacacgaaaccaactttgtttcacatgtttaggctaTACCCACTGCAATTTATGAAAGGGTACTTGGTTTTACATATGCAACGTAATTAGCGtaaattaactattaggctgtatctgtaactgtttgagctacagacatgaCACCAATTTAGGCCATCCCTACTTCAAATTAGGAAATggttatacatttttacatatgaTAATTAGCGTAATTAGCAATTAGGCTGTATTTTTTGAaaccgtttgagctacagagacctaaccaactttgtttcacacatatAGACTTTATCCACTGCAAATTACGAGATGGTAATTGATTTTACATTTGCTTATTTGCGTGATTACTGTTAATTTAGTATTTGGCTGTATCTTTTAAACTGTTCAAGCTACAGGCATGAAACCAACTTTTTTACTGCAGTTTAGGCCATCCCTACTTTGAATTAGGAAACGTTTATCGATTTACATATGATAGTTTTCATAGTTTTGAACCATTCGAACTAaagaaatgaaactttgctTCACTAGTTCATCTATTCCTTGTTCATATAAtgacacaatttattttatgtatgtaatttgcataattagcattaattatcAGGCTGTTTCCGTTGAACCATTCGTGCCacagacacgaaaccaactttgttttacaCGTTTAAGCTATCCCTActgcaaattaaaaaacaaattgattttacatatgctattTTGCGTAATTACCGTGAATTTACCATTTGGCTCTGTTTTGaaccgtttgagctacagacacacaacccACGTTGGTACaccagtttaggctatccctaCTTCAAATGATGTAATGTTTATCGATTTTACTCATGATAACTcgtgttaattaactattatacTATATAGTTGAAACCGTTccagctacagacacaaaaccaactttgtttcacacatttaagCTATCCGCTTTGGAAATTGTTTCCAACGGgttattgattttacatatgctaattagcgtaaatagtgttaattaactactaggctgtatTATTTGAActgttcgagctacagacaAAATCTGCGATTGGTAAAACTTTGAGATCTAACTGTCATGTATGCTAATTACTCTCACCAACACTATATCTTGAACCTTTAAAAATACAGATTCCTAACCTTTTGATAGGTAAGCACTATTTCAAgccataaatactttttaatcagctagcaagcacaccacattttcttcaggaaatgtacGTGTctagtttaatttatttcagttgcTTATTTGTCGGTTCAGCTCTGATCGTCCATAGAAAAAGAACTATCAAGCATGTGTACAATTTAGACAATATTGACTAATATTGTAAGttgaattttgtcatttctaaccatatttcctaattagataatgtgcat
The sequence above is a segment of the Esox lucius isolate fEsoLuc1 chromosome 1, fEsoLuc1.pri, whole genome shotgun sequence genome. Coding sequences within it:
- the tnfaip1 gene encoding BTB/POZ domain-containing adapter for CUL3-mediated RhoA degradation protein 2 isoform X4; protein product: MSGDSCHLPLHQLHLQTQPSSGSPAITPPHEASQMACPKTKANSYRRAAGQGNKYVRLNVGGTLFYTTLQVLTRQDSMLKAMFSGRKEVFSDRQGWILIDRSGKHFGSILTYLREGVVTLPPGRQGVLELLAEAKYYLIQGLVELCQGGLQDGKEEALCVIPVVTSTKEEEKLIQGCTKPVVKLLYNRSNNKYSYTSKTLTVAPQPWVYLHSNSDDNLLKNIELFDKLSLSYNGRVLFIKDVIGDEICCWSFYGQGRKLAEVCCTSIVYATEKKQTKTSQRQGSMRRP